Proteins encoded together in one Banduia mediterranea window:
- a CDS encoding PaaI family thioesterase, producing the protein MPNDTSPAVAPYLFKDNWDASPFMTAQGLTSEEVSTGEVALFLRNPTPAQRGAGGPPDAINGGVISYMFDGALGYAIVSAQMPQLRAAGADLAGYSQVTINLDITYLTAARGSAFKAAGRVLRVGRGTAFAEGELLNDQGEVCATAKGIWRIFWPRGAASTSGDTTL; encoded by the coding sequence ATGCCGAACGACACCTCTCCCGCAGTGGCCCCGTATTTGTTCAAAGACAACTGGGACGCCAGTCCCTTCATGACCGCCCAAGGGCTGACCTCAGAGGAGGTTTCAACTGGCGAGGTCGCCCTGTTCCTGAGAAACCCGACCCCGGCCCAGCGCGGTGCCGGCGGCCCGCCGGACGCCATCAACGGTGGCGTCATTTCCTACATGTTCGACGGCGCACTGGGCTACGCGATCGTGTCAGCCCAGATGCCGCAGCTGCGGGCGGCTGGCGCCGATCTCGCTGGTTATTCACAGGTGACGATCAATCTCGACATCACCTACCTGACGGCCGCTCGCGGCAGCGCGTTCAAGGCCGCCGGTCGCGTGTTGCGCGTGGGCCGCGGTACCGCCTTCGCCGAAGGCGAACTGCTCAACGACCAAGGCGAAGTCTGCGCCACGGCCAAGGGCATCTGGCGCATTTTCTGGCCGCGCGGAGCGGCCTCCACCTCCGGAGATACGACCCTATGA